The Dreissena polymorpha isolate Duluth1 chromosome 9, UMN_Dpol_1.0, whole genome shotgun sequence genome contains the following window.
TGATATTTTTAGGACCTCACAAACCCGTAGTTATGCGGTGTAGAATGTATAAGACTAAATGATGGGAcataaaatgtttacaatttctcTAAATTAAGTTAACAGAAAATATTGTCACACGACAGTCATTATTGAAAACAAGGGctacaaacaaaacaatcaaacaCAAGTACAACCTTATTGGCCTTTGGAAAACACATAACAGACTCTGTAAATGGAATGGTCAATGCCTTGTTGATATTTAAAACATATCAGCCACAATCTGGtgcaatggggcttaatgcatgtgcgtagtgttccaaattagcctttgcagtccgcagtggctaatcagggacaatttcAGCTTTCATTTTatctttcgtttaaatgaagttaatgagaaaagtgtcgaccctgattagcctgggcaggctgcacaggctaatcttggacgacatttaatgcacatgcattaaacctaatTTTCTCAGAGCAAGAATCAGTATATttctccgccccccccccccccccacataccCTGTGCCACTCGCCATCATCCACCCGGATTCCCGGAATTGTGAGGTCAGCGTACGAGGAGCGGCAGCGTATCTTAAACTGCACGTATCCGTCACTGATCTCCGCTGACACCATGTCGTAGATGTCATTGCGGCGTACGGCATAGAACAGCGTTCCGTTGCCGGATTTGGTATTGAATTCAAAACGCAAAGTGTGCCTGAAAATAGAAATGAAGTTGTTATGTTTGTAACCTAACACACGAGACTTGTATAGAATGTTTGATGcgttttttcaatgtttgcattCACATATGCGTTTCTGGTCACTAAAACAATTAAGCTATCCATCTTTGATACTCGATTATAtatgttatgtgtaattatttcTCCAACAATTTCTCTGTGCACCAGTGAGCTCGTGATAATGCACACCAtacaaaatttattgcaaaatatataattgaTCTTCAATTAAAATCGTTTCATTTAATATCTACATACCCGTCATCAAAAGGCGTAGACAGTGTTTCAATATAGACGCGACTCTGTTCAATAGGTTCTATTTTCACCCCAGCATTTGACTCAATGTCGACGACAGAGTTCTGAAACAGATGACGCAAATACGGAGCCGGTACTAGTTGGTTCAGATTGTATCTTTTtgtcatttatattaaatattcacaaACAGTTTTGATAAAGCTAATTGTAAATTTAGTGTATAGCAAATTTTATCACACTATAACATGTTTAGGATCCGATTCCAACAAGAGTCCTAAATCGCAACGGCACTACATGGTTGTTTCGTATTATATGGATACATGCAATACCTTACGGACAacgttattatttaattaatagcatatacataatataaaatacatttaagaattttcataaaatgcatcGACCTTATATCAGAAAAAGTTGCAGACTTCCAATAGAATTGAATAATTTACATGTTGTAAACATTTCTGTACAACTAAGTCCATAACAATATTTTACCTAAAACCAAGGGGTTAATAATTGAGGCAGTATGCGTTGCTTTGTCCAACCTACCTCTGTGCACGTGGCCGTCTGTCGACGTATACTCCCGCCATCGACACCAGCACTCGCCAGTATGGCATAGACAACAAAATGGGACAACGAACACAATATATCCCGCAAATGTATATCCATTATGATCCGCTGCGTATAACGTACGCCTTAAAGcgaattaaatatgtatataaatcaaTACTTATTAATTACCGATTAATGTTTCCTGTGTTGtagataaatgttttaataaattactagacataataatttataaacaagCGCACAATTTTAAACCAAATGTTTAAGTAGAGTCACTTGTCACTTTTGCCGAAGTTGAGGTTGAAGCTCATGTCATATGTTGTACTGGATAGATATTGAGCGATACTGCTCCAAACCGCCGAGTTAAATACCTTCTTACGAAGGTCGTCGTTTCGCATTGCGAAATTCTGTCGTACAGGTAATTCATGTGTAGCGACAAACGATCGTATACTAGCCGATGAAGCGTTCACACTGCGTAGCCATAAAGTCTAATTGAAACTTTCATTGAGCTCGTTACAATTACACCTGCTCTTTATTTA
Protein-coding sequences here:
- the LOC127846458 gene encoding uncharacterized protein LOC127846458 isoform X2; translation: MDIHLRDILCSLSHFVVYAILASAGVDGGSIRRQTATCTENSVVDIESNAGVKIEPIEQSRVYIETLSTPFDDGHTLRFEFNTKSGNGTLFYAVRRNDIYDMVSAEISDGYVQFKIRCRSSYADLTIPGIRVDDGEWHRIKFHRKKRKGIFLLDDMEYFEHYYVGCGGFTSVNFGSTHRDHDDSFSVRELQHKNGHLSGCIRNVKITTGIDTPPKYTAISQCN
- the LOC127846458 gene encoding uncharacterized protein LOC127846458 isoform X1, yielding MDIHLRDILCSLSHFVVYAILASAGVDGGSIRRQTATCTENSVVDIESNAGVKIEPIEQSRVYIETLSTPFDDGHTLRFEFNTKSGNGTLFYAVRRNDIYDMVSAEISDGYVQFKIRCRSSYADLTIPGIRVDDGEWHRIKFHRKKRKGIFLLDDMEYFEHYYVGCGGFTSVNFGSTHRDHDDSFSVRELQVGHKNGHLSGCIRNVKITTGIDTPPKYTAISQCN